In a single window of the Drosophila albomicans strain 15112-1751.03 chromosome 3, ASM965048v2, whole genome shotgun sequence genome:
- the LOC117566880 gene encoding uncharacterized protein LOC117566880, with product MAIHEQIDNLNIWWFPRDFCQSRFGEYQQSGTNSCTLISLILADKVAKSERFYHRVAELPPRGWELFGNAMNDGNSVYHNVITAHTPMARNLNLNIPDAISAIRSQHKMNFRLEEWFYTHMEADPSNPMYNRSVAMQLSRIFQITLQVFQQAGTNSGRDMASHLFAAIIADSRTVMMTFDFRASIVALFDSHQHGRDAGAVFAQCTIQNMDDLLFWFISMLHNVYSSRPALFEISFLSSQPGVAKRIPPAIKKVTNDVKKSQKTHS from the coding sequence ATGGCCATTCATGAGCAGATCGATAACCTGAACATCTGGTGGTTTCCACGCGACTTTTGCCAGTCACGTTTCGGGGAGTATCAACAGAGCGGCACCAATTCATGCACACTCATCTCATTAATACTCGCGGACAAGGTGGCCAAATCGGAGCGGTTCTATCACCGTGTGGCAGAGTTGCCACCCCGCGGATGGGAGTTGTTTGGCAATGCGATGAACGATGGCAATAGTGTCTATCACAATGTCATCACTGCGCACACGCCGATGGCAAGAAATCTGAATTTGAATATACCAGACGCGATATCGGCGATACGATCACAGCATAAAATGAACTTTCGACTGGAGGAGTGGTTCTACACCCACATGGAGGCCGATCCCAGCAATCCCATGTACAATCGCAGTGTGGCCATGCAATTGTCGCGCATCTTTCAAATCACGCTACAGGTCTTCCAGCAGGCGGGCACCAACAGTGGTCGCGATATGGCATCGCATCTCTTTGCCGCCATCATTGCCGACAGTCGCACGGTGATGATGACCTTTGATTTTCGTGCCTCGATTGTGGCGCTCTTTGATTCCCATCAGCATGGCCGGGATGCTGGCGCTGTTTTTGCCCAGTGCACCATACAGAATATGGATGATTTGCTATTTTGGTTTATCAGCATGCTTCACAATGTCTATTCCAGCCGGCCAGCCCTCTTTGAGATCTCGTTCCTCAGCTCACAGCCGGGCGTGGCCAAGCGCATTCCTCCGGCCATCAAGAAGGTTACCAACGACGTTAAAAAGTCGCAGAAGACGCACTCGTAG